The Teredinibacter sp. KSP-S5-2 genome includes a window with the following:
- a CDS encoding AAA family ATPase gives MYQEYFGLKEQAFSIAVNPRYLYMSKQHREALAHLLYGAQGGGFVLLSGEVGTGKTTIIRCLLEQLPENTDIAIVLNPMASTLEILGSMCDEWGVKYHTDKPTVKTITDALQGFLIENHTRGHNSVLLIDEAQLLQPETLEQIRLLTNLETTTKKLLQIILVGQPELNELLAQPRLRQLSQRITARFHLKPLTFEETQSYINHRLRVAGMPEDRNPFTPRIVKRIHDFTGGIPRLINILCERTLVGAYGNNKHQIDNSIFQAAQREVSGADAKSSPSAFKQYWNTTTASITSAVAVALVFVLFLIGNNGQEATEAEANTSPAMPATQTAPTNTTVTPPASHPLQTQATPQPKTDAPVAIGSHEIKDYTKAQELLITYLNFPVTSETHPCWQLTRQEIKCQDDKLRTWKELSDLNRPVILTLTTPAKFVAYAVLIGMNDDEALLITDTGQQSTHALAELGPSWTGEVFYLWHKPRGYNEPMAVGSQGRTVRWVAEQFAKIDNQPRPLTKGKFNDALKERIKFFQREQGLEADGILGTNTLMKLNEILGLDTVLERNFNDNQASNNY, from the coding sequence ATGTACCAAGAATACTTTGGACTGAAAGAACAAGCATTTTCAATCGCCGTAAACCCCCGCTATCTCTATATGAGTAAACAACATAGAGAGGCGCTCGCCCACCTGCTGTACGGTGCGCAAGGGGGTGGTTTCGTCTTGCTGTCAGGAGAAGTAGGTACAGGTAAGACCACCATCATCCGCTGTTTACTGGAGCAACTACCAGAAAACACAGATATCGCAATAGTGCTTAACCCTATGGCCAGCACCCTCGAAATACTTGGCTCGATGTGCGATGAGTGGGGGGTGAAGTATCACACCGATAAGCCCACAGTTAAGACCATTACCGACGCCCTGCAAGGGTTTTTGATTGAAAACCACACCCGCGGCCACAACTCGGTACTCCTGATTGATGAAGCACAACTTCTGCAACCGGAAACCCTGGAACAGATTCGACTTCTGACCAATCTGGAAACCACCACCAAAAAGCTGTTACAGATTATTTTGGTTGGCCAACCTGAGTTGAATGAGTTATTGGCCCAACCAAGGCTACGCCAGCTTTCACAGCGTATCACTGCCCGCTTCCATTTGAAGCCGCTAACGTTCGAAGAAACCCAGTCATACATTAACCACCGGCTACGCGTCGCGGGAATGCCAGAGGATCGCAACCCCTTTACGCCACGTATAGTAAAGCGCATCCACGATTTTACCGGCGGCATACCCAGATTAATCAATATTCTCTGCGAGCGCACATTGGTTGGTGCCTACGGTAATAATAAGCACCAAATTGACAACTCCATATTTCAGGCCGCCCAAAGGGAGGTGTCTGGTGCAGACGCAAAATCCAGCCCATCCGCTTTTAAACAGTATTGGAATACCACCACAGCTTCCATTACATCTGCAGTCGCAGTGGCATTAGTCTTTGTTTTATTCCTGATTGGCAACAACGGCCAAGAAGCTACGGAAGCCGAAGCGAATACCTCACCAGCAATGCCGGCCACGCAAACCGCTCCAACCAACACCACAGTTACGCCGCCAGCTTCTCACCCACTGCAGACTCAAGCCACGCCACAACCCAAGACTGACGCTCCCGTGGCGATTGGCAGCCATGAAATAAAGGATTACACCAAAGCACAGGAATTACTCATTACCTATTTAAACTTTCCTGTAACCTCCGAAACACACCCGTGCTGGCAGCTTACCCGCCAGGAAATCAAATGCCAGGACGACAAACTCCGTACCTGGAAAGAGCTGTCAGACCTTAACCGCCCAGTTATATTGACCTTGACCACACCGGCCAAATTTGTCGCCTATGCAGTATTGATTGGAATGAATGACGATGAGGCTCTATTGATTACCGACACAGGTCAGCAAAGCACACATGCATTGGCAGAACTCGGGCCAAGCTGGACCGGCGAAGTTTTTTATCTCTGGCATAAACCCCGCGGTTACAATGAGCCAATGGCCGTCGGCAGCCAGGGGCGAACTGTGCGTTGGGTAGCGGAGCAGTTCGCAAAAATAGATAATCAACCCCGGCCATTAACCAAAGGCAAATTTAACGATGCCTTAAAAGAACGCATAAAATTCTTTCAAAGAGAACAGGGATTGGAAGCCGACGGCATACTCGGGACCAATACACTCATGAAGCTCAATGAAATTCTAGGGCTAGACACGGTACTCGAACGTAATTTCAACGATAATCAAGCCAGCAATAATTACTAA
- a CDS encoding ATP-NAD kinase family protein, with protein MTDLSTKGNRLRIGFFLNPYAGVGGPEGLKGSDACEIQAAAAQGQYTLRAARRAVTFWQKLKPLAGQMDILTVPGIMGGDVLDEVGLTYQKLDCDIAEVSTADDSKKAVQQLQQKKIDLLLFVGGDGTARDVCTVIEKTLPVLGIPSGVKMHSGVFGISPSACAELIEQVLHNRAVRLTEQEVRDIDEEAFRSGVVKSRYYGEMLVPADDRFVQQVKQGGGEEDEISLIDIRDEIQERMEYHPEALFIFGPGSTTDFIKKELGLDSTLLGIDLVENQTLIKKDCNAKDIYGVLQDNRAREVFLILTAIGGQGHLIGRGNQQLTPEVLKLIGKEHVWPVLTRAKLRNLQSRPLLIDSGDETLDKQWSGLIPVITGYQETLLYRLDYLCQI; from the coding sequence ATGACTGATTTATCTACCAAGGGTAACCGCTTGCGTATCGGTTTCTTTCTTAACCCTTATGCGGGGGTGGGCGGCCCGGAAGGTCTCAAAGGTAGTGATGCCTGTGAAATTCAGGCTGCTGCGGCACAGGGGCAGTACACATTACGCGCAGCCAGGCGCGCAGTGACCTTTTGGCAAAAACTAAAACCTCTGGCCGGCCAAATGGATATTCTCACCGTACCCGGAATAATGGGCGGTGACGTTCTGGACGAAGTCGGGCTTACCTATCAAAAACTGGATTGCGATATTGCAGAGGTTTCCACTGCCGACGATTCAAAAAAAGCTGTTCAACAGCTACAGCAAAAAAAGATCGATTTATTACTGTTTGTGGGTGGCGATGGTACAGCACGTGATGTCTGTACTGTGATCGAAAAAACGCTACCCGTTCTTGGCATTCCTTCCGGTGTAAAAATGCATTCCGGTGTATTCGGTATTTCCCCTTCTGCCTGTGCGGAGTTAATTGAACAGGTTTTACATAATCGTGCTGTTCGTTTAACGGAACAAGAAGTTCGTGATATTGATGAGGAAGCATTTCGCTCGGGTGTTGTTAAAAGTCGATACTATGGCGAAATGCTGGTACCGGCAGATGACCGATTTGTGCAGCAGGTAAAACAGGGCGGTGGTGAAGAAGACGAAATTTCATTAATCGACATTCGTGATGAAATTCAGGAACGAATGGAATATCACCCCGAGGCGTTATTTATCTTTGGGCCGGGGTCGACCACGGACTTTATTAAAAAAGAATTGGGTCTGGATTCCACGTTGCTGGGTATCGACTTGGTTGAAAATCAAACCCTGATAAAGAAAGACTGCAATGCAAAAGATATTTATGGGGTATTGCAAGATAACCGTGCGCGCGAAGTGTTTCTTATTCTGACGGCCATTGGTGGGCAGGGGCATTTAATCGGTCGTGGCAACCAACAGCTCACACCTGAAGTCCTGAAGTTGATCGGAAAAGAACATGTATGGCCCGTGCTTACCCGAGCCAAATTGCGTAACCTGCAATCTCGCCCGCTACTCATTGACTCCGGGGATGAAACTCTGGATAAGCAATGGAGCGGTTTGATTCCTGTCATAACCGGGTATCAGGAAACACTATTGTATCGACTGGACTATTTATGTCAGATATAG
- a CDS encoding sulfurtransferase TusA family protein → MMLHNAVRDAKPGDIIEVKATDPSTQRDIPKFCQFLGHELVQQNTQDEYFFYYIKKSEV, encoded by the coding sequence ATGATGTTGCATAACGCAGTGCGTGATGCAAAGCCGGGGGATATTATAGAAGTAAAAGCAACGGACCCTTCGACCCAGCGCGATATTCCAAAGTTTTGTCAGTTTCTTGGTCACGAACTGGTGCAGCAGAATACTCAGGACGAATACTTTTTTTATTACATAAAAAAGTCAGAGGTGTGA
- a CDS encoding glycine cleavage system protein R — translation MNTSLILTVISEDKPGVVEHIARVVNNHNGSWLESRLSQLAGKFAGVIRVQVEQEQQEPLVTALRELRSQQINIIVDSYESSNAQNSQAQKVRFHAAGPDRTGIIKEFSQAFANKGINVEELNTLLSSMPYSGAPLFEASGILALPENIDLDDLTEKLDDIADELAMDFSLEPLE, via the coding sequence ATGAACACAAGTCTCATTCTTACCGTCATCAGTGAGGACAAACCAGGCGTTGTGGAGCACATCGCACGCGTAGTGAATAATCATAACGGCAGCTGGCTGGAAAGCCGCTTGAGCCAACTGGCTGGAAAGTTTGCCGGGGTGATTCGAGTCCAGGTAGAACAAGAACAACAGGAACCGCTTGTCACAGCACTGAGAGAACTGCGTTCACAGCAGATCAACATTATTGTCGATTCTTATGAGTCAAGCAACGCTCAAAACAGCCAAGCCCAGAAGGTTCGTTTTCACGCTGCTGGCCCGGACAGAACCGGCATTATTAAAGAGTTCTCTCAGGCATTCGCCAACAAAGGCATTAATGTTGAGGAACTCAATACCCTGTTATCCAGCATGCCATATAGCGGTGCCCCACTGTTTGAAGCCAGCGGTATTCTTGCCCTGCCCGAGAATATTGACCTGGACGACCTCACCGAAAAACTTGACGACATTGCTGACGAACTGGCAATGGACTTTTCTTTAGAACCTCTGGAGTAA
- a CDS encoding 4-phosphoerythronate dehydrogenase, whose product MILVADENIPYAQQLFSHVGEVRLLPGRTMTQEDVKDADILLVRSVTAVNEQLLSGSNVKFVGTCTIGTDHLDKIYMESLGIHYASAPGCNAYGVVQYVLGALAKLDKLNTQTTVSIVGCGNVGGRLYKALKAIGLTCHCVDPFKTQDELPDLAEFDSVYTSDVVCVHTPLTVDGPHPTKNLFNAEVLGRLKEDVVLLNAGRGDVIDNTALLERIKTTPSFKGILDVWQGEPDINLELLDHLAFGTPHIAGYSYEGRVNGSFMIFSALTEYLNWDLTQSEQILQDIKTEAFGEPVSLKASDIQSTILSTYDIAEDDQKLRESKTLMPGVFDQLRKNYPKRRELSHFSLTDVAPELAATLSGIGFLLHD is encoded by the coding sequence ATGATTTTGGTTGCGGATGAAAACATCCCATATGCACAGCAATTATTTTCCCATGTTGGAGAGGTTCGATTGCTACCGGGCAGAACGATGACCCAGGAAGACGTTAAGGATGCCGATATTCTATTGGTGCGTTCAGTGACTGCCGTGAATGAACAATTACTATCCGGCAGTAACGTCAAATTTGTGGGAACCTGCACAATTGGTACTGACCATCTGGATAAAATCTACATGGAAAGCCTGGGAATTCATTATGCCAGTGCACCCGGTTGTAACGCTTATGGCGTTGTGCAATATGTTTTGGGTGCGCTCGCCAAGCTGGATAAATTAAATACGCAAACAACAGTTTCTATTGTGGGTTGTGGCAATGTGGGTGGACGCTTGTATAAAGCGTTAAAGGCGATCGGATTAACCTGTCATTGCGTAGACCCATTCAAAACTCAGGATGAGCTTCCTGATCTTGCTGAGTTCGATTCGGTTTATACGTCTGACGTAGTGTGTGTTCACACTCCGCTTACTGTCGATGGGCCACATCCCACCAAGAACCTGTTTAACGCGGAAGTTCTGGGCCGATTAAAAGAGGATGTCGTGCTTTTAAATGCGGGGCGTGGTGATGTCATTGATAACACCGCATTGTTGGAACGAATAAAAACCACGCCGAGCTTTAAAGGCATACTGGATGTGTGGCAGGGCGAGCCGGATATTAATCTGGAATTGCTCGACCATCTGGCGTTCGGTACACCGCATATCGCCGGTTACAGTTATGAAGGACGTGTTAACGGCTCCTTTATGATTTTTTCTGCATTGACCGAATACTTAAATTGGGATCTTACGCAAAGCGAACAGATTTTACAGGACATAAAAACGGAAGCCTTCGGTGAGCCCGTCAGTCTTAAAGCATCGGATATTCAGTCCACCATACTCAGCACCTACGATATTGCAGAAGATGATCAAAAACTACGAGAAAGTAAAACACTGATGCCCGGTGTGTTTGATCAGTTACGGAAAAATTACCCCAAGCGACGAGAGTTATCTCACTTCAGTCTCACCGATGTTGCCCCCGAGTTAGCGGCAACCTTAAGCGGAATTGGTTTTTTGCTTCATGACTGA
- a CDS encoding elongation factor P hydroxylase encodes MVKQVQNPLVAEANQLVELFNRCFQQRYTTRLCGGGIEPVYRPQKGDRLAEIVFTHDYFASALHEVAHWCIAGQKRREQEDYGYWYAPDGRTEEQQMLFEKVEVKPQAMEWIFTKACGQRFHLSSDNLNSDIGASHEFKLAVFSQVKHYCQQGLPERARNFAETLAAYYQQSEALSCSAYSLEEIL; translated from the coding sequence ATGGTAAAGCAAGTTCAAAATCCGTTAGTCGCCGAAGCAAATCAGTTGGTTGAGTTGTTCAATCGGTGTTTTCAGCAACGTTATACCACCCGTTTATGTGGGGGTGGGATAGAGCCTGTTTATCGCCCCCAAAAGGGAGATAGATTGGCTGAAATCGTATTTACGCATGATTACTTTGCCAGTGCGTTACACGAAGTTGCGCACTGGTGCATTGCCGGACAAAAAAGACGGGAGCAGGAAGATTACGGCTATTGGTATGCGCCAGATGGTCGGACGGAAGAGCAGCAGATGCTATTTGAGAAAGTTGAGGTCAAGCCTCAGGCCATGGAATGGATCTTCACCAAAGCGTGCGGCCAAAGATTTCATCTTAGTTCCGATAATCTAAACAGTGACATTGGCGCAAGTCATGAGTTTAAACTGGCGGTATTTAGCCAGGTTAAGCATTACTGCCAACAAGGCTTGCCAGAGCGGGCTCGTAATTTTGCCGAGACACTAGCTGCCTATTACCAGCAATCAGAGGCTCTTTCATGTAGCGCCTATTCTTTGGAAGAAATTCTCTAA
- a CDS encoding class I SAM-dependent methyltransferase produces MSDIETTLQPLTQALSDFASGDEFQESRRLFHGRGKTYEGLDWLVVDWFDSFVFITFFKACDPELEEAIKQTVLNTLRPLAVNTILLQRRYLEKAPVEPWLGAMPEQAHALRTGLKYLLSFNQQNLGFFLDIEPARKWLEQRCSNKRVLNLFAYTCTFSVVAKQAGAEGVVNIDLSKKSLSVGRANHKINDISLDGVEFFAHDIFRSWGKIKRKGPYDVVIIDPPSFQKGSFVATKDYGKVIAKMDELVSEAGCFLACLNAPEITRVEFEELIDSRLEGFVLREVLEPSVDFPDIDPDHSLKMFVYVRDN; encoded by the coding sequence ATGTCAGATATAGAAACAACGCTTCAACCATTAACCCAGGCTTTGTCTGATTTTGCTTCGGGTGATGAATTTCAGGAAAGCCGTCGACTATTTCATGGCCGCGGAAAAACTTACGAAGGTTTGGATTGGTTGGTTGTCGATTGGTTTGATTCGTTTGTCTTTATTACGTTTTTCAAAGCTTGCGACCCTGAGTTGGAAGAAGCAATAAAACAAACGGTGTTAAACACGTTGCGGCCGTTGGCGGTAAACACCATTTTATTGCAGCGGCGATACTTGGAAAAAGCCCCCGTTGAACCCTGGTTGGGGGCGATGCCTGAGCAAGCTCATGCACTGCGTACTGGGTTAAAGTATTTGTTGTCATTTAATCAGCAAAACCTGGGGTTCTTTCTGGATATTGAACCGGCTAGAAAATGGCTGGAGCAGCGCTGTTCTAATAAGCGCGTGCTTAATTTGTTTGCTTACACTTGTACGTTTTCCGTTGTGGCAAAGCAGGCTGGAGCAGAAGGTGTAGTGAATATTGACCTGAGTAAAAAGTCTCTTTCGGTCGGCCGAGCTAACCATAAAATAAACGATATCTCTCTGGATGGAGTGGAGTTTTTCGCCCACGATATTTTTCGTTCGTGGGGCAAAATTAAACGCAAAGGGCCGTACGATGTTGTGATTATTGATCCTCCAAGCTTTCAAAAGGGCAGTTTTGTGGCGACCAAGGATTATGGCAAAGTCATTGCAAAAATGGATGAGTTGGTTAGTGAGGCTGGGTGTTTTCTTGCCTGTTTAAACGCGCCGGAAATTACGCGTGTGGAATTTGAAGAGCTTATTGATTCACGCCTGGAAGGTTTTGTTTTACGTGAAGTGTTGGAGCCATCGGTGGATTTCCCGGATATCGACCCCGATCATTCTTTAAAGATGTTTGTTTACGTTAGAGATAACTAA
- a CDS encoding general secretion pathway protein GspB has product MSLILDALNKADRERQPPPSTPDIQSIHQPYVAPVEIAPWKKGIPYALGGMSLVLFVLVIYLLSNKNSETTPPAIVKATPPSVTATPPPVQPYIDNVPAQQPDTTPPAVSPVTQQPTQAVKPVVKAPEKKAQYKPAVDSLYSREQVTQEVEPEQTTQRAPAKPKEEKRPQLDEQTIQQLMAGESIQSVRDLPWSIQEKIPTIMYAEHNYQTNGNSSVTLNKAVKRKGDQVFPGIYIEEIRPESLVLKYQGEKFKLDALSSWVNM; this is encoded by the coding sequence ATGTCGTTAATACTTGATGCATTAAATAAGGCCGATCGAGAGCGTCAACCGCCGCCCTCAACGCCGGATATTCAATCAATTCACCAGCCTTATGTTGCTCCCGTGGAAATTGCCCCCTGGAAAAAGGGTATCCCCTATGCATTGGGTGGCATGTCCCTCGTTTTGTTTGTATTGGTTATTTATTTACTTAGCAATAAAAACAGCGAGACAACGCCGCCTGCGATAGTAAAAGCCACCCCGCCCAGTGTTACAGCGACACCCCCCCCAGTTCAACCGTATATCGACAATGTTCCTGCGCAGCAACCCGATACAACGCCCCCGGCGGTAAGCCCGGTGACTCAACAGCCTACGCAGGCAGTAAAACCTGTAGTAAAAGCACCGGAGAAAAAAGCACAGTACAAGCCTGCCGTAGATTCTCTTTATTCGCGAGAGCAAGTCACACAAGAGGTTGAGCCGGAACAAACAACCCAGCGTGCCCCGGCAAAACCCAAAGAGGAAAAACGCCCGCAGCTGGACGAGCAAACCATCCAGCAACTTATGGCGGGTGAAAGTATTCAATCAGTCCGGGATTTACCTTGGTCTATTCAGGAAAAAATTCCTACGATCATGTACGCGGAACACAACTATCAAACCAATGGCAATTCATCGGTAACGCTAAATAAAGCGGTGAAGCGTAAAGGTGATCAGGTTTTCCCAGGCATATATATCGAAGAAATCAGACCTGAAAGCTTGGTGTTAAAATATCAAGGGGAAAAATTCAAGTTGGATGCTCTCAGCAGCTGGGTAAATATGTAG
- a CDS encoding alpha/beta family hydrolase, with the protein MSDSLGECLIQTPSSAVATILLAHGAGAAMDSTFMNLLADSLFEQSIEVIRFEFPYMQERRTLGKKRPPNKVAELVEHWQYMVEWAEARGNIPIFIGGKSLGGRTASMFFSENPDAVQGCICYGYPFHPPKKPDSLRVDHFAELQQTLLVLQGTRDPFGVPEEVAGYGLTDRVQLQWLESGDHDFSPLKRSGLTQLQLIELAGSHTRQYIERFL; encoded by the coding sequence TTGTCTGATTCTCTGGGCGAATGCCTTATCCAAACACCGTCTTCTGCGGTTGCGACCATTCTATTGGCGCACGGTGCTGGCGCGGCTATGGATTCAACCTTTATGAATCTTCTGGCTGATTCCTTGTTTGAGCAAAGCATTGAAGTTATACGTTTTGAATTCCCTTACATGCAGGAGCGTCGAACTTTGGGGAAAAAACGTCCGCCGAATAAGGTGGCGGAGTTAGTTGAGCATTGGCAATACATGGTCGAGTGGGCTGAAGCGCGTGGAAACATACCTATTTTTATTGGTGGCAAATCGTTAGGTGGTCGCACTGCCAGTATGTTTTTTAGTGAGAACCCTGATGCTGTTCAAGGATGTATCTGTTATGGCTATCCATTTCATCCGCCAAAAAAGCCGGACTCTTTAAGAGTTGATCATTTCGCTGAATTGCAACAAACGTTACTGGTTTTGCAGGGAACACGAGACCCTTTTGGAGTACCGGAAGAGGTTGCTGGTTATGGGTTGACCGACAGGGTTCAATTACAGTGGTTGGAAAGTGGTGATCATGACTTTTCACCACTTAAGCGTTCGGGGTTGACTCAATTACAGCTTATTGAGCTCGCAGGTAGCCACACGCGTCAATATATTGAGCGTTTTTTGTAA
- a CDS encoding DUF2721 domain-containing protein — MEITITTPGLLFPAISLLLLAYTNRFVVLTNVIRQLSGKEDAKTQAIIRRQIASLRSRLQIIRAMQLFGVSSFFCCVVATLALFLSYIIAGKVLFGVSLVLLSISLAFSVYEIQISTNAITIEIERLDS, encoded by the coding sequence TTGGAGATCACCATCACAACTCCGGGCCTATTGTTCCCGGCGATATCACTTCTGTTGCTCGCTTACACTAATCGTTTCGTGGTGTTGACCAACGTTATTCGCCAGCTAAGCGGTAAGGAAGATGCCAAAACCCAGGCCATTATTCGCAGGCAAATTGCCAGTCTTCGCTCCCGTTTGCAGATAATCCGGGCCATGCAGTTGTTTGGGGTGTCTTCTTTCTTCTGTTGTGTGGTGGCTACTCTGGCCTTGTTCCTAAGCTATATCATTGCCGGTAAGGTGCTCTTCGGTGTTAGTTTGGTGTTGCTGAGTATTTCTTTGGCGTTTTCTGTGTACGAGATACAGATTTCCACCAATGCCATTACTATCGAGATAGAACGGCTGGATAGCTGA
- a CDS encoding YheU family protein, translating to MIIPAERLTEEVIRGIVESYITREGTDYGATELSMEEKVAELLPLVLSGEVLISYDENGQSLTLLTKAQFHKAAG from the coding sequence ATGATTATTCCTGCCGAAAGGCTGACAGAAGAGGTAATTCGAGGAATTGTCGAATCGTACATTACTCGAGAAGGCACAGATTACGGTGCCACAGAGCTTTCTATGGAAGAAAAAGTTGCAGAGCTGTTACCCTTGGTGTTATCTGGTGAAGTATTAATTTCCTATGACGAAAACGGTCAGTCCTTAACCTTATTGACCAAAGCACAATTCCATAAAGCTGCCGGCTAA
- a CDS encoding 5'-3' exonuclease H3TH domain-containing protein, with amino-acid sequence MNRIYLIDASIYIFKYYFSMPDVWQSESGYSTFAVRGYTTWLGKFLAKEQPIYAAACFDESLATCFRNEIYPDYKISRALPDDELAFQLEACKQITELMGIASYASERFEADDLIGTLAHRAAKKQLPATILTRDKDLGQLAIHADTLLWDYPDKAPLTHFDIAEKFGVQAKYIADFLALTGDVSDDIPGVPGIGPKIASMLIHAFGGWRNIRRNIPAVAQLNIRGAASIANKLTEFNAQIDMALKLTTIVKDASLGRRFHIKMRKPDIPALESYGQYLGLNLNFKKMFNEI; translated from the coding sequence GTGAACAGGATCTACTTGATCGATGCGTCGATCTACATTTTTAAATATTATTTTTCCATGCCGGATGTCTGGCAAAGCGAATCAGGTTATTCAACTTTTGCGGTACGAGGGTACACAACCTGGCTGGGGAAGTTTCTGGCTAAAGAGCAGCCAATATATGCCGCAGCCTGTTTTGATGAAAGCTTGGCCACCTGTTTTCGCAATGAAATTTACCCGGACTATAAAATAAGTCGGGCGTTACCCGACGATGAATTGGCGTTTCAGTTGGAGGCCTGCAAGCAAATAACGGAGTTAATGGGAATCGCAAGTTATGCTTCCGAACGCTTTGAAGCGGATGATTTAATTGGCACCCTGGCTCATCGGGCAGCAAAAAAACAACTTCCTGCCACCATTCTTACCCGGGATAAGGATCTGGGTCAGCTTGCCATTCACGCAGACACGCTATTATGGGATTACCCGGATAAGGCACCGCTTACGCATTTTGATATTGCTGAAAAATTTGGCGTGCAGGCAAAATACATTGCCGATTTTCTCGCGCTAACTGGCGACGTGAGTGATGATATTCCCGGCGTACCGGGTATTGGTCCCAAGATTGCCTCAATGCTTATTCATGCCTTTGGTGGATGGCGAAATATTCGGCGGAATATTCCCGCGGTTGCGCAGCTCAATATTCGAGGCGCTGCTTCGATCGCTAACAAACTCACCGAGTTTAATGCACAAATTGATATGGCTCTTAAGTTGACCACCATTGTTAAAGACGCCAGCCTGGGACGACGGTTTCATATTAAAATGCGCAAGCCGGATATACCGGCTTTAGAAAGCTATGGGCAATACCTGGGGCTGAATTTGAACTTCAAAAAAATGTTTAATGAGATCTAG
- a CDS encoding antibiotic biosynthesis monooxygenase family protein — MIHVLIERKVVDGMLSTYIENARTALQYTYAAPGFISGETFSDADNPNHRFVLCRWNTLDDWKHWAESDQRKEAQNKIRPTLKTHERVTILKNSYIKS, encoded by the coding sequence ATGATTCATGTTCTTATTGAGCGCAAAGTCGTTGATGGAATGCTTTCCACGTATATTGAAAATGCACGAACGGCGCTTCAATACACCTATGCAGCTCCCGGTTTTATTTCTGGTGAAACCTTTTCTGACGCGGACAACCCAAACCACAGATTTGTATTATGTCGATGGAATACTCTGGATGACTGGAAACACTGGGCTGAAAGCGATCAACGAAAAGAAGCCCAGAACAAAATTCGCCCGACACTTAAAACCCATGAGCGAGTGACGATCTTAAAAAATTCCTACATCAAGAGTTAA